Part of the Flavobacterium alkalisoli genome is shown below.
AAAATCATATAGCGAGCGGTTTGTTTTTGCAAGTATAGGGTTAAGTTCCATTATGGCATCATAATCACTTAAAGGGACGTTATATAATATGTCCCTACTTTTAATACTTTGTTCATAAGCCTCACTTATGGCTTCGGTAAAATTTTTTCTGCTCCATTCCATTATATCTTCGGGAACAGCATCTTCTATATAGGTGATATTACTTATTTTATAATTGATACTATTATAAAATTTTTTTAATGTTGAGGCATAAAGAAACTCCATTAAAGCCTTGCCGGGAACGCTGGCTTTTTCCTTTTCTTCTTTTAAAAGGGTAAATATTTTTACCTGGGCATTTTCTTCCAGCGTTTGCATGTGTCTTGCCTTAAAGAAAAAAGCTTTAATTATTTGGGGTTCATTACGGTCTTTTTTGGCTAGTTCAAGAATTTCATCGGTTTCTTTATCAGCCGATTTTATCTTGCCGTCAATTTCATAATTAATTACTTTTTCCCATCTGTCATTGTAATCCTGTGCATTTACTGTAAAACCGATAATAAGAATGAAGAGTAGTAAGGCTTTTTTCATATGTTGGTAGTTAAGTGAGCAATATAGTTCATTTTTGTTTGTGGTAGGGTGAGGTGCTTATGCCATGATTTTATTACTTTTGGTATTTAATAGTATAGAGCATTATTTTCCGGCAAAGGTTGGGAAGCTCTTAAAAAAAATAATCAGAAACTAAATGCGTACACATTTTATAGCTATTGGCGGTGCTGCTATGCACAATCTGGCCCTGGCCCTGCATGAAAAAGGATATAATGTAACAGGTAGTGACGATGCCATTTTTGAGCCATCGCGTTCCCGTCTTGAAAAGAAAGGATTACTGCCGCAGGAACTGGGATGGTATCCTGAAAAGATTACTGCCGATATTGATGCTGTAATTTTGGGGATGCATGCTAAGGCTGATAACCCAGAGCTTTTAAAAGCGCAGGAATTGGGACTTACAATTTATTCTTACCCTGAGTTTTTATACCAACAGTCTAAAAATAAAACCCGCGTGGTAATTGGAGGGTCGCATGGTAAAACAACCATTACGAGTATGATACTTCATGTAATGCACTATCATGGTATAGAAGTAGACTATATGGTAGGAGCCCAGCTGGAAGGCTTTGAAACCATGGTACACTTAACAGAAGATAACGACTTTATTGTGCTTGAAGGGGATGAGTACCTTTCTTCACCTATGGACAGAAGGCCGAAGTTTCATCTGTACAATCCTAACATAGCACTTATAAGCGGTATTGCGTGGGATCATATCAACGTATTTCCTACCTATGAGAACTATGTAGAGCAGTTTGAGATATTTATCGAGAAGATTACAAACGGGGGTATATTAGTATACAATGAAGATGATGCAGAGGTGAAAAGGATTGCCGAAGCTGCAACAAACCCAATCCGTAAACTGCCATACAGTACACCGGAATATTCTGTAGAAAATGGTGTTACCTATCTTGAAACTCCCGAAGGAGCTATGCCTATTGAGGTGTTTGGGGCACATAATCTTAATAATTTGGCCGGTGCCAAATGGATATGCCAGAATATGGGTGTGGATGAAGCCGATTTCTATGAGGCTATTGCAAGTTTTAAAGGAGCGAGTAAACGCCTTGAGAAAATTGCAGAAAATGGCAAGAATGTAGCTTATAAGGATTTTGCCCATTCACCAAGTAAGGTGGCTGCTACAACTAAAGCCGTAAAAGAACAGTATCCTGAAAGGAAACTTATTGCCTGCTTAGAGCTGCATACTTACAGCAGCCTTAATGCTGAGTTCTTAAAAGAGTATGAGGGCGCTCTTGATAATGCCGATGTGGCAGTAGTGTTCTATTCGCCGGAAGCGGTTAAGATAAAACAGCTTGAAGAGGTAACCTATGAGCAGATAGCCAAAGCCTTTAATCGGGAAGATCTTATTATTTATACCAATCCTGAGGCTTTTAAGGAATATCTTTTCCATTTAAAATATGATACCGAAGGTGTGGCGCTTCTTTTAATGAGTTCGGGTAATTATGGCGGACTTAATTTTGACGATGTAAAAACACTTATGTAATAAAAAAGAGGGACTTAATGTCCCTCTTTTTTATACCGGTAGTGCCCGCTTATCGAATAGTCAAAGAGGCAGTCGTCTAAATTTTGTCCGCTGCCTATATTGTGTACAATCATATAATTGCCTGATTTTCCTTTTTTGTTTACCACTATGCCTATATGAGGCAACCTGTCATTTAGCATCCAGGTTACAATATCTCCCGGCTTGTAGTCGCTTCCCTTTTGTGTTACTGCAAGTTTTTCTCCTTTACGGGTAAAAAAAGTTTGCAGGTTAGGCACCCTTCTGTGGTCAATATTGGTATCGGTAGATTTTAATCCCCATATTTTGGGATATTTGGCAAAGTTAGCCTTCATGTCCTCATGTACTTCCTTTTGCAGGTCGATTCCCAGTTTTCGGTAAGCACGTATAACCACATCGGTACATACACCGGTGTGGGCAGGAACATCTCCGTTAGGATATTTTATTTTTACATATTTAGGCTCATACCTTACAGCGTCTTTGGTGAGTGTTAGGGCAGCATCAGAAAGCTGTGTGTAGAAGTCTTTTTGTACATCAGCTTTTAAAACAGAACCGATAAGGAATAAGAGTAAAAGTTGCTTCATTCACTATGGTGTTTTAATTTGTAACGTAATATTATTCTGTAATAGTATGTGGTTTTTAATTAAATTCGTACAACCTTACTTTAATAATTATGGAAGAAACCACAGGAGCCTTTTCGATCAAGTATTGGGCAGAGGACGATAAACCCCGCGAAAAATTAATGCTTAAGGGCAAAACCGCCCTTAGTGATGCTGAACTGATAGCCATACTTATAGGCTCAGGTAGCCGTAACGAGAGTGCGGTGGAACTTAGTAAACGCATACTTAAAAGTGTAGACAATAACCTTAATGCTTTAGGTAAAATGTCCATTCAGCAACTCATGAACTTTAAGGGGATAGGGGAAGCTAAAGCCGTAACCATTGCCGCCGCTGCCGAACTGGGCCGAAGACGAAGGGAAGAAGATACGCCCGACTTAAAAAAAGTAACTTCCAGCAAGGCGGTTTATGATATTATGCAACCGCTTATAGGTGAGTTACCCCATGAGGAATTTTGGGTATTATACCTTAATAATTCCAACAAGGTTATTTATAAATCACAATTAAGCAAAGGAGGTATTACGGGAACACTCGTAGATGTTCGCCTGGCCTTTAAACTGGCACTGGAACATAATGCAACGGGCATGATACTGGTACATAATCATCCTTCCGGAACATTACAGGCGAGTGAACCCGACAGGCAGATAACAAAACAGATGCAACAGGCGGGGCAGAGCCTTAGCATTAATATCCTTGACCATGTTATAGTAACCGAGAAATCCTACCTAAGTTTTGCTGATGAGGGGATGTTGTAGTATCACCAAATAACCAACGAAATGAGAACGAGTATATTGCTAATACTGTTTTTGCTTATATCATGTAAAGAAGAACATTTCATTACAGATTTTGAAAGGACTTTAGCTGTTGAAGAAGACAGAAAGGTTTGGTGTTTTGAAGCTTTAGAAGATAATCACTATACTTTTGTCAGGTATAATCAGTTTTTTTCTGATAAGACTTATCAATGGTTTGGAAAATACATGGTTTTACAGGAGAAAATTAATTTTGAAGGAAACGAAAACCCTGAGAGCAAATGGAACTTTAATGAAGCAGACAGTATATTTTCTTTAGGTTATCCTGAAATGGAGTATAAGCTTTTACGTTATACAAAAGATACAGTTTTTCTTAAAGGGAATAATTATGAAGGAAATTTCAGGATGACAAGAATGCTTGATTAAGTTGTTATCTTGTATGTTATAATATAAAAGCGGGCATATTGCCCGCTTTATTTTTATTGGTTGGCTATAAAAGGAGCCTGCCTTATGTAGGCTTCATCAGTAAGCTGCTTAATTAAAAACTGCGCTAGCGAGGTAGCGCTTATCTTATTGCCGGGAGAGTTTGTAAGGCTTATGGCAATTTCAGGAGATTCTTCGGTTAAGTCAATCATCGGGAGTCTTACCATAGTCCAGTCTGTACTGCTTTCTGTTAGCATCTCATATTCTTCCTGCTTATTTTTTGTGGTAGCAGGAAAGTACTCATACATCCAATTGGTAGCCGCTTTAGAGTTAGGGCTTTTACTATCGGTAGGAGTATCTACATTCAATCCCGTAATAACAATGTATCGTTTTATATTCAGCTTCTTCATTGCAGACAGAATATTGCCTGTCGAAGTTGTGAATATATCGGTAGGATTTGGTGAGACACCCATGCCCAGTACACTTATAACCGCGTCACAATCTTTTAATAGCGAAAGTACATCATCCAGGGTTGAAACATTTCCTGTAATGACTTCGACTGTAGAGAGATTCGTGTTTTCAGGATTTCTAACCAACGCCTTAATCTGGTAGTTGGTTTTTGCGAGTTCTTTAATAAGGAATTTACCGGCTTTTCCGGTGGCGCCTATAACGGCAATTTTTATAGATGGTTTCATAAAATTTCTCTTTTAAAATAGATAATAAACTATTGCTTCGCTAACCGGTTTTAAGGTTGGCAAAGTGCGGCAAAACCAGTTTGCCTGTCTGTTACTATTTTATAAAGAGATTCTAATGTGTTAAAAGTAGTAAATTGTAGGAAGATTACAATTTTATTATCGCCCTATTTTCGCTAACTTGCATCACATCAAAATAAATCCGGAATGATTACTACAAAAGATATACGCTTTTCTTACGGGAAAGGCACTTCTTTTCAGTTTCCTGATATAACAGCTTCAAAAGGAGACAGCCTTCTTATAACGGGAGGATCGGGAAAAGGAAAAACCACATTATTGCATTTGCTTGGAGGGCTTTTACGTCCGCAGTCGGGAGATGTTTTTATAGATGATACAAGCCTGTCCGTTTTGTCAGACAGGAAACTCGATCATTTTAGGGGTAAAAACATAGGGCTTGTATTGCAGCAATCCTATTTTGTGGCATCACTAAACGTTTTGGAAAATGTGGTACTGGCATCATGGCTGGCAACCGGACATCATGCCACTGAAAAGGCGAAGCAGCTTTTAGAACAACTGGACTTAAAAGAGCATATGCATAAATTGCCTTCTCAGCTTAGTATTGGCCAGCAGCAAAGGGTGTCTATTGCCCGTGCCCTTATTAACGAGCCCAAGTTGTTACTTGCCGATGAGCCTACTTCAAGCCTTGATGATGAGAATGCTTATAAGGTAGCCGATATGCTTTCGGGACTTGCCAAGCAGTTTGGTACTGCACTGGTTATAGTAACTCACGACCAAAGGTTAAAAGACCGTTTCCCTAATCAAATTACGTTATCATGATTACTAAAATAGCTTGGAAAAATATATGGTTTAAGCCACTAAATACACTTCTTAGTATTATCCTGCTAACAGCGAGTGTGGCTATTATTACCCTGCTTATTTTACTGCAGGATCAGTTTGAAAAGAAATTTAGTGACAATATAGATGGTATAGATATGGTGCTTGGCGCACAAGGTAGCCCGTTGCAGCTTATACTGTCTTCGGTTTATCAGGTAGATGCCCCAACAGGGAATATTGATTATACCGAAGCTAAAAAATGGATGAAACACCCGTTTGTGGAAACGGCAATTCCGCTTGCTTTTGGTGATAATTACAGAGGATTTAGGATTGTTGGGACAACCCCCGAATATTTACATAAATATGGTGCAGAGATAACCGACGGTAAGGTTTTCGATAAGAATTTTGAGGTTGTTGTGGGTAGTGCCGTAGCACAAAAAATGAATATCAAGTTAGGAGATAAATTCTTTGGTTCTCACGGAGATTCTGAAGAAGGGGAGGTACATGAAAACCATGCCTACATAGTAACCGGTATCGCCTCTTCAACCGGTAAGGTAGTAGACAATCTTATTTTAAGTAATATTCCAAGCGTTTGGGCAATGCATGACCACGAACACGATCATGAACATGAAGGAGAGGCATTGGAAGACCATGATCACGAAGGGCACGACCATCATGACCATGAAGCTGCTGAAGAAGCTCATGACCACGAAGACCACATGGCAGCCGAAGAGGAAGGTGAAGAACATCATCATGAAGATGGCCACGATCACGACCATGCAGAAGAAGTTCATGATCATGTGGATATACCTGTAAGTGAAGAAGGGAAAGAGATAACGGCGGTGCTTATTAAATTTAAAAGCAAAATGGGTATAGTAACCTGGCCAAGGCTTATACCTCAAAATACAAAAATGCAGGGAGCGCTTCCTGCTATAGAGATAAACAGATTGTTTACGCTTTTTGGTATCGGCCTTGATGCGTTGCAGTACCTTGCTTATGGTATTATGCTTATATCGGGTATCAGTATATTTATCGCTTTGTTCAATACTTTAAAGGAAAGAAAATATGAATTTGCCCTTCTGCGTGTTAATGGTGCAAGCAGGCTGCAATTATTAATGCTTGTTCTTATAGAAAGTCTCTTATTATGCTTTACAGGATACATTTTTGGAACGATTGTTGGGAGGTTAGCACTAAGCTTAATTTCGGGTTCGTCTGAAAGCGAATTTAAAATTTCGTTTAATCCTCTCGAGTTTGTGTGGGAAAAAGAGGGATATTTATTCCTGCTCACTATCTTTGTAGGGGTTTTAGCGGCGGTTATACCTGCGGTTAAGGCTTACGGATTAAATATTTCAAAAACACTGGCAAATGCGTAAAAATTATTTCATTGTAGCAGTAATTATGTTTTCGGGGTTAATGTTGATGTCATTGCGAACACCTTCTTTACAAAATTCCGGTTTTACGACTACTAATACAAAGGCAGACAATACTGCTGTTTTCTCGGATACCTTATCCTGGAAACTTTTAGGGCAGATAAAATATATCAAGAAATCAACCGATGATTATCCTGAAGGGGTAATGTTTCCGGTTGTAAATCCTACACTAAAGGCGAAAAGCAAAAAAACTATTATAATGAGTGGTTTTATTATTCCTATTGATAATAAAAGCTATGCGCTTAGTAAAAATGTTTTTGCTTCCTGCTTTTTCTGTGGTCAGGCCGGTCCTGAAACCATAATGGGGATTAAGTTTAAAAATCCTAACATGAAACTTAAAACCGACCAGTATGTAACGCTGGAAGGTACTTTTAGATATAATGACTCTGATGTGGACGACTGGATTTACCACATTGAAAATGCTGTTATTATAAAAGGATAATGAAGCTAAAGGAAAAGAAAGCGGTGTTTTTTGATCTCGACCATACATTATGGGACTTCGAGAAAAACTCTGCGCTTACTTTTCAGGTAATTCTTCAAAAGCATAATGTTGAGGTTGATATAGAGCTGTTTATTGAAAACTATATTCCTATCAATCTTAAATACTGGAAAATGTATCGCGATGGACATATCAGTCAGCAGGAGTTAAGGTACAACAGGCTTAAAGAAGCTTTTGATACTGTAGGCTGCGATGTAAATGATGTTACTATTGATAAGCTTTGGGAAGATTATATAGCCCTTTTGCCTACCTATAATCATTTGTATGAGGGTACTGTAGAGATACTGGAGTATTTAAGGCCTAATTACAGTCTTCATATAATTACTAATGGGGTTCAGGAAATAGCAAAGCTTA
Proteins encoded:
- a CDS encoding DUF1287 domain-containing protein, whose translation is MKQLLLLFLIGSVLKADVQKDFYTQLSDAALTLTKDAVRYEPKYVKIKYPNGDVPAHTGVCTDVVIRAYRKLGIDLQKEVHEDMKANFAKYPKIWGLKSTDTNIDHRRVPNLQTFFTRKGEKLAVTQKGSDYKPGDIVTWMLNDRLPHIGIVVNKKGKSGNYMIVHNIGSGQNLDDCLFDYSISGHYRYKKEGH
- the radC gene encoding RadC family protein, translating into MEETTGAFSIKYWAEDDKPREKLMLKGKTALSDAELIAILIGSGSRNESAVELSKRILKSVDNNLNALGKMSIQQLMNFKGIGEAKAVTIAAAAELGRRRREEDTPDLKKVTSSKAVYDIMQPLIGELPHEEFWVLYLNNSNKVIYKSQLSKGGITGTLVDVRLAFKLALEHNATGMILVHNHPSGTLQASEPDRQITKQMQQAGQSLSINILDHVIVTEKSYLSFADEGML
- a CDS encoding UDP-N-acetylmuramate--L-alanine ligase — translated: MRTHFIAIGGAAMHNLALALHEKGYNVTGSDDAIFEPSRSRLEKKGLLPQELGWYPEKITADIDAVILGMHAKADNPELLKAQELGLTIYSYPEFLYQQSKNKTRVVIGGSHGKTTITSMILHVMHYHGIEVDYMVGAQLEGFETMVHLTEDNDFIVLEGDEYLSSPMDRRPKFHLYNPNIALISGIAWDHINVFPTYENYVEQFEIFIEKITNGGILVYNEDDAEVKRIAEAATNPIRKLPYSTPEYSVENGVTYLETPEGAMPIEVFGAHNLNNLAGAKWICQNMGVDEADFYEAIASFKGASKRLEKIAENGKNVAYKDFAHSPSKVAATTKAVKEQYPERKLIACLELHTYSSLNAEFLKEYEGALDNADVAVVFYSPEAVKIKQLEEVTYEQIAKAFNREDLIIYTNPEAFKEYLFHLKYDTEGVALLLMSSGNYGGLNFDDVKTLM
- a CDS encoding YjjG family noncanonical pyrimidine nucleotidase, translated to MKLKEKKAVFFDLDHTLWDFEKNSALTFQVILQKHNVEVDIELFIENYIPINLKYWKMYRDGHISQQELRYNRLKEAFDTVGCDVNDVTIDKLWEDYIALLPTYNHLYEGTVEILEYLRPNYSLHIITNGVQEIAKLKNADIYHYFDTITNSEQAGCKKPDAKIFEYALKIANVEKNTGVMIGDCIEADVQGALDCGLDAIYFNENKLAVKEGIPQVHHLLELKNFL
- a CDS encoding ABC transporter ATP-binding protein, whose translation is MITTKDIRFSYGKGTSFQFPDITASKGDSLLITGGSGKGKTTLLHLLGGLLRPQSGDVFIDDTSLSVLSDRKLDHFRGKNIGLVLQQSYFVASLNVLENVVLASWLATGHHATEKAKQLLEQLDLKEHMHKLPSQLSIGQQQRVSIARALINEPKLLLADEPTSSLDDENAYKVADMLSGLAKQFGTALVIVTHDQRLKDRFPNQITLS
- a CDS encoding NAD(P)-dependent oxidoreductase: MKPSIKIAVIGATGKAGKFLIKELAKTNYQIKALVRNPENTNLSTVEVITGNVSTLDDVLSLLKDCDAVISVLGMGVSPNPTDIFTTSTGNILSAMKKLNIKRYIVITGLNVDTPTDSKSPNSKAATNWMYEYFPATTKNKQEEYEMLTESSTDWTMVRLPMIDLTEESPEIAISLTNSPGNKISATSLAQFLIKQLTDEAYIRQAPFIANQ
- a CDS encoding ABC transporter permease; the encoded protein is MITKIAWKNIWFKPLNTLLSIILLTASVAIITLLILLQDQFEKKFSDNIDGIDMVLGAQGSPLQLILSSVYQVDAPTGNIDYTEAKKWMKHPFVETAIPLAFGDNYRGFRIVGTTPEYLHKYGAEITDGKVFDKNFEVVVGSAVAQKMNIKLGDKFFGSHGDSEEGEVHENHAYIVTGIASSTGKVVDNLILSNIPSVWAMHDHEHDHEHEGEALEDHDHEGHDHHDHEAAEEAHDHEDHMAAEEEGEEHHHEDGHDHDHAEEVHDHVDIPVSEEGKEITAVLIKFKSKMGIVTWPRLIPQNTKMQGALPAIEINRLFTLFGIGLDALQYLAYGIMLISGISIFIALFNTLKERKYEFALLRVNGASRLQLLMLVLIESLLLCFTGYIFGTIVGRLALSLISGSSESEFKISFNPLEFVWEKEGYLFLLTIFVGVLAAVIPAVKAYGLNISKTLANA